One window from the genome of Xenorhabdus bovienii SS-2004 encodes:
- the ppiB gene encoding peptidylprolyl isomerase B, with protein sequence MVTFHTNFGDVVINTFTDKAPVTVENFLNYCREGFYDNTIFHRVINGFMIQGGGFEPGMKQKTVKSPIQNEANNGLKNTRGTLAMARTNDPHSATAQFFINVVDNDFLNFRSERPDGWGYCVFAEVVEGMDVVDKIKGVSTGRSGMHQDVPNEDVIVERVTISE encoded by the coding sequence ATGGTGACTTTTCATACCAACTTTGGCGATGTTGTGATTAACACTTTCACTGATAAAGCGCCTGTAACTGTTGAAAACTTCTTGAATTACTGCCGTGAAGGTTTCTATGACAATACAATTTTCCACCGTGTTATCAATGGCTTCATGATTCAGGGTGGTGGTTTTGAACCCGGTATGAAGCAGAAAACGGTTAAATCACCTATCCAAAACGAAGCCAATAACGGCCTGAAAAACACCCGTGGCACTCTCGCAATGGCACGTACCAATGATCCACACTCTGCAACTGCCCAGTTCTTCATCAATGTTGTTGATAACGATTTTCTGAATTTCCGTTCAGAACGTCCAGACGGATGGGGTTACTGCGTATTTGCCGAAGTGGTAGAAGGTATGGATGTGGTTGATAAAATCAAGGGCGTTTCCACTGGCCGCAGCGGTATGCACCAAGATGTACCAAACGAAGATGTGATCGTTGAACGTGTCACTATCAGCGAGTAA
- the uhpA gene encoding transcriptional regulator UhpA, whose product MIKVALVDDHVVVRSGFAQLMSLESDIEIVGEFSSCAEARHGLPGSGATVCILDISMPDESGLSLLQDLPSGIHCIMLSVHDSVTMVENALKAGARGYLSKRCSPDELLQAVRTTANNGCYLTPDIALKLASSKNSQTSLDHLTKRERQVGEMLARGMDVKVVAAELGLSHKTVHVHRANVMSKLGVTNNVGLVNYFTTSDLDPVHHFV is encoded by the coding sequence ATGATTAAAGTAGCATTGGTCGATGATCATGTTGTGGTACGTTCTGGTTTCGCCCAATTAATGAGTTTAGAATCCGATATCGAAATCGTCGGCGAATTCAGTTCATGTGCTGAAGCCAGACATGGGCTGCCAGGCTCAGGAGCAACGGTTTGTATTCTTGATATTTCGATGCCAGATGAGAGCGGACTTTCATTGCTGCAAGATCTCCCTTCCGGTATTCACTGCATTATGCTCAGTGTTCATGATTCTGTCACTATGGTAGAAAATGCATTGAAAGCGGGGGCTCGTGGTTATCTCAGCAAACGCTGTAGTCCGGATGAGCTGCTTCAGGCAGTGCGTACGACGGCAAATAATGGCTGTTATCTCACGCCGGATATTGCGCTGAAACTGGCGTCATCAAAAAATAGTCAGACTTCATTAGATCACTTGACCAAGCGAGAGCGACAAGTGGGTGAAATGCTTGCCAGAGGCATGGATGTCAAGGTTGTAGCGGCCGAGTTGGGATTGAGTCATAAGACAGTGCATGTTCATCGCGCTAATGTGATGAGTAAATTGGGGGTAACAAATAACGTGGGTTTAGTGAATTATTTTACGACTAGTGATCTCGACCCTGTTCACCATTTTGTGTAA
- the lpxH gene encoding UDP-2,3-diacylglucosamine diphosphatase — protein sequence MCTLFIADLHLNEQEPAITAGFLRFLREDVIYAESLYILGDFFDYWIGDDDPNSLHSEIAQALNELKQKGISCYFIHGNRDFLLGSRFARESGLILLPQEKVLELYGKRILILHGDTLCTDDTGYQQYRKRVHTPWIQRLFLLLPLFIRLKIAAKMRAGSQYANSQKSESIMDVNQQAVIEHFEKYQVDWMIHGHTHRPAIHDIQITDKTVHRGVLGAWHHQGSMFKVTKTSIELMFFPF from the coding sequence ATGTGTACGCTGTTTATTGCAGATCTTCATCTCAATGAGCAAGAACCGGCAATTACTGCCGGTTTTCTGCGTTTTTTGCGTGAAGATGTTATTTATGCCGAGAGTTTATATATCCTCGGTGATTTTTTTGATTACTGGATTGGCGATGATGACCCCAATTCCCTGCACAGTGAAATTGCCCAAGCACTCAACGAGCTGAAACAAAAAGGTATTTCCTGCTATTTCATTCATGGTAATCGTGATTTCCTGCTTGGCTCCCGATTTGCCAGAGAGAGCGGTCTGATCCTGTTGCCACAGGAAAAGGTGCTGGAATTATACGGTAAGCGTATTCTGATCCTGCATGGCGACACGCTGTGTACAGATGATACAGGTTACCAGCAGTATCGTAAGCGGGTACACACGCCGTGGATACAACGGCTGTTTTTACTTCTTCCTTTGTTTATCCGACTGAAAATCGCAGCCAAAATGCGTGCAGGAAGCCAATACGCCAACAGCCAGAAATCTGAATCGATCATGGACGTCAATCAACAGGCGGTGATTGAGCATTTTGAAAAGTATCAGGTTGATTGGATGATCCACGGCCATACTCACCGTCCTGCAATACATGATATTCAAATCACGGATAAAACCGTACATCGCGGTGTTCTGGGCGCATGGCATCATCAAGGTTCAATGTTCAAAGTGACGAAAACGTCGATTGAACTGATGTTTTTCCCCTTCTGA
- the cysS gene encoding cysteine--tRNA ligase → MLKIFNTLSRQKEEFKPIHEGKVGMYVCGITIYDLCHIGHGRTFVAFDVIARYLRYLGYDLTYVRNVTDVDDKIIKRATENNESCDALTTRMLSEMHSDFDALNIQRPDSEPRATQHISEIIQITEELINRGHAYVADNGDVMFSIDTNPDYGLLSRQDLEQLQAGARVEIADVKRNPMDFVLWKMSKPGEPSWESPWGVGRPGWHIECSAMNGKQLGQHFDIHGGGSDLMFPHHENEIAQSTCAHGGPYVNYWMHSGMVMVDKEKMSKSLSNFFTIRDVLGYYDAETVRYFLLSGHYRSQLNYTEENLKQARTALERLYTALRGTDKSAQPTGSEAFEARFTEAMNDDFNTPEAYSVLFDIAREINCLKTENLAAANGLAAELRKLAGILGLLEQEPEQFLQGGAHVDDDVAQIEALIKQRNDARTNKEWALADAARDQLNAMRIELEDGPQGTTWRRK, encoded by the coding sequence ATGCTAAAAATTTTCAATACTCTCAGTCGCCAAAAAGAAGAATTTAAGCCGATCCATGAAGGAAAAGTGGGCATGTACGTGTGTGGCATCACGATTTATGATTTGTGTCATATCGGCCACGGTAGAACTTTTGTTGCATTTGATGTCATTGCCCGTTACCTGCGCTATCTGGGCTATGATTTAACCTATGTCCGTAATGTCACTGACGTGGATGACAAAATCATCAAACGTGCCACTGAAAATAATGAAAGTTGTGATGCACTTACCACACGTATGTTGTCCGAGATGCACAGCGATTTTGATGCGCTGAATATTCAGCGTCCAGACTCGGAGCCTCGTGCCACTCAGCATATATCTGAAATCATTCAGATCACTGAAGAGCTGATCAACCGTGGACACGCTTATGTTGCGGATAACGGCGATGTGATGTTCTCCATTGATACTAATCCTGATTATGGTCTGCTTTCACGTCAGGATCTGGAGCAGTTACAGGCGGGAGCGCGAGTCGAAATTGCTGATGTGAAACGTAACCCAATGGATTTTGTGCTGTGGAAAATGTCTAAGCCGGGTGAGCCTAGCTGGGAGTCGCCGTGGGGTGTTGGTCGTCCGGGCTGGCATATTGAGTGTTCTGCCATGAACGGCAAACAACTGGGTCAGCATTTTGATATTCACGGCGGTGGTTCTGATCTGATGTTTCCACATCATGAAAATGAAATTGCACAGTCTACCTGTGCTCATGGTGGCCCTTACGTGAATTACTGGATGCATTCCGGCATGGTAATGGTCGATAAAGAAAAGATGTCCAAGTCATTGAGCAACTTCTTTACCATCCGAGATGTACTGGGATATTACGATGCTGAAACCGTGCGCTACTTCCTGCTGTCCGGCCACTATCGCAGCCAGTTGAACTATACGGAAGAAAATCTGAAACAGGCACGTACCGCTCTTGAGCGCCTGTACACTGCATTGCGTGGCACGGATAAATCGGCTCAGCCTACGGGTAGCGAAGCATTTGAAGCCCGTTTCACTGAAGCAATGAACGATGATTTCAACACACCGGAAGCCTATTCTGTATTATTTGACATAGCTCGTGAGATCAACTGCCTGAAAACTGAAAATCTGGCAGCGGCGAACGGCCTGGCTGCTGAACTGCGTAAACTGGCGGGGATACTGGGGCTGTTGGAACAGGAACCTGAACAGTTCTTACAAGGAGGGGCTCATGTGGATGATGACGTTGCCCAAATCGAAGCATTAATCAAGCAGCGTAACGATGCCCGAACAAACAAAGAGTGGGCGTTGGCAGATGCTGCGCGTGATCAGTTGAACGCGATGAGAATTGAGTTGGAAGATGGCCCACAGGGAACGACATGGCGTCGCAAATAA
- the purK gene encoding 5-(carboxyamino)imidazole ribonucleotide synthase: MKPVCVLGNGQLGRMLRQAGEPLGIAVYPIGLDAEPESVPYQSSVITAEIERWPETALTRELAHHKAFINRDIFPLLADRLPQKQLMDSLGLATAPWRLLSDPSQWPQLFAELGDFVIVKRRTGGYDGRGQWRIRPGDEAELPAEIYGECIVEQGIPFSGEVSLVGARNVQGQSVFYTLTHNLHQEGILRTSVALPNAGNQLQQQAEKMLSALMDHLNYVGVMAMECFIVGDNLLINELAPRVHNSGHWTQNGASISQFELHLRAILDLPMPQPEIMALSVMVNLIGTELNPEWLGLPLVHLHWYEKEVRPVRKVGHLNLTHADKHALQTTLQALILLLPAEYQSGLEWAKIKLN; this comes from the coding sequence ATGAAACCAGTCTGCGTATTGGGTAATGGTCAGTTGGGTCGGATGCTCCGTCAGGCAGGCGAGCCATTGGGGATCGCTGTCTATCCGATTGGGCTGGATGCCGAGCCTGAATCAGTACCATACCAAAGCAGCGTCATCACCGCAGAAATTGAACGCTGGCCCGAAACCGCATTAACCCGCGAACTCGCCCATCATAAGGCTTTCATCAACCGTGATATTTTTCCTCTGTTGGCGGATCGCCTGCCACAAAAACAGCTCATGGATAGTTTGGGTTTGGCAACGGCACCGTGGCGATTACTTTCCGACCCCAGCCAATGGCCGCAACTGTTTGCGGAGTTAGGTGATTTTGTTATCGTCAAGCGCCGTACCGGCGGCTACGATGGACGTGGTCAATGGCGCATTCGACCGGGTGATGAAGCGGAATTACCTGCCGAAATTTACGGTGAATGTATTGTGGAACAAGGCATTCCGTTTTCAGGCGAAGTTTCACTGGTTGGTGCCCGCAATGTGCAAGGCCAATCCGTGTTTTATACACTGACCCATAATCTGCATCAGGAAGGTATTCTACGCACCAGCGTTGCCTTACCAAATGCGGGTAATCAGTTGCAGCAACAGGCAGAGAAGATGCTGTCTGCCCTCATGGATCACCTGAATTATGTCGGTGTCATGGCGATGGAATGTTTTATTGTTGGCGATAACTTATTAATCAACGAACTGGCGCCCCGGGTACACAATAGCGGTCACTGGACACAAAATGGCGCTTCCATCAGCCAATTTGAACTGCATCTTCGTGCAATCCTTGATCTCCCGATGCCTCAGCCAGAAATAATGGCGCTATCGGTGATGGTTAATCTGATCGGTACGGAACTCAATCCAGAATGGCTCGGTTTGCCTCTGGTACATTTGCATTGGTATGAAAAGGAAGTCCGCCCAGTGCGCAAAGTTGGGCACCTAAACCTGACTCACGCAGACAAACACGCATTGCAAACAACGTTACAGGCGTTGATCCTTCTACTACCTGCGGAGTACCAAAGCGGTTTGGAATGGGCAAAAATTAAATTGAATTGA
- the sra gene encoding stationary-phase-induced ribosome-associated protein produces MLSNRAARRLLGMPHKLSNSKRKVIISLLNLTSSDSKHQIPEQLRHSSFVCMKKDAYSGKITYHPGNTFYPEHLNTSR; encoded by the coding sequence ATGTTAAGTAATAGAGCTGCAAGACGGTTGTTGGGTATGCCTCATAAATTGAGTAATTCCAAGCGTAAGGTAATAATTTCTCTTCTTAATCTCACTTCCAGTGATAGTAAACATCAAATCCCAGAACAACTGAGACATTCTTCTTTTGTCTGTATGAAAAAAGATGCTTATTCAGGAAAAATAACCTATCACCCAGGAAATACATTTTATCCTGAACATTTGAATACCAGTCGATAA
- the uhpT gene encoding hexose-6-phosphate:phosphate antiporter: MFKILDQIRKPTLDLPVEERRKMWFKPFIQSYLVVFIGYMAMYLVRKNFNIAQNDMISTYGLSMTELGLIGLGFSITYGVGKTVVSYYADSKNTKQFLPFMLILSGLAMIGFSMSMGSSNISVFLMVACYALSGFFQSIGGPASYSTITKWTPRNKRGTYLGLWNMSHNVGGAGAAGVALFGANYLFDGHVIGMFVFPSIIALIIGFIGLRYGSDSPESYGLGKVEELFDEAVSEEDIAAEENQMTKREIFVEYVLKNKVIWLLCFANIFLYVVRIGIDQWSTVYAYQELGHSKETAISGFTLFEVGALVGTLMWGYLSDLANGRRALVACVSLGLIIVCLEFYQHATSEFMYLSSLFVLGFLVFGPQLLIGVAAVGFVPKKAISVADGVKGTFAYLIGDSFAKLGLGMIADGVPIFGLTGWKGTFVALDASAFICIGLLAFVVIAEEKKIRKAKKSSR; encoded by the coding sequence ATGTTTAAAATTCTAGATCAAATTCGCAAGCCGACGCTGGATCTTCCGGTCGAAGAGCGCCGCAAAATGTGGTTTAAGCCCTTCATACAGTCCTACTTGGTAGTTTTTATTGGCTATATGGCCATGTATCTGGTGCGTAAAAACTTTAACATCGCCCAAAACGACATGATCTCCACTTATGGACTGTCGATGACGGAGCTGGGCTTGATCGGGCTGGGGTTCTCTATCACTTACGGGGTCGGCAAAACCGTAGTGTCTTATTATGCCGATAGCAAAAATACCAAACAATTCCTTCCCTTTATGCTGATCTTGTCTGGCCTTGCCATGATCGGTTTCAGTATGAGTATGGGCAGTTCCAACATCAGCGTTTTCCTGATGGTGGCGTGTTATGCCCTCAGTGGCTTTTTCCAAAGTATTGGCGGGCCTGCCAGCTATTCCACCATTACTAAATGGACTCCCCGTAATAAACGCGGAACCTACCTTGGCCTCTGGAATATGTCACACAACGTAGGAGGGGCAGGGGCTGCCGGGGTCGCACTATTTGGTGCTAATTACCTGTTTGATGGCCATGTGATAGGGATGTTTGTTTTTCCTTCTATTATTGCCCTAATTATTGGTTTTATTGGTTTACGCTACGGCAGTGATTCGCCAGAAAGCTATGGCTTGGGCAAAGTCGAAGAATTATTTGATGAAGCCGTCAGCGAAGAAGATATCGCGGCAGAAGAAAATCAAATGACCAAACGCGAGATCTTTGTTGAATACGTACTGAAAAACAAAGTGATTTGGTTACTCTGCTTCGCCAATATTTTCCTTTATGTCGTACGCATCGGTATTGACCAATGGTCAACCGTGTATGCGTATCAGGAATTGGGTCATTCAAAAGAAACCGCGATTTCCGGTTTTACTTTGTTTGAAGTTGGGGCGCTGGTAGGTACGTTGATGTGGGGATACCTGTCAGACTTAGCCAATGGTCGTCGTGCGCTGGTTGCCTGTGTTTCTCTGGGCTTAATTATTGTCTGTCTTGAATTCTACCAACATGCCACCAGTGAGTTCATGTATTTGTCCTCTCTGTTCGTACTCGGTTTCTTGGTATTTGGCCCACAATTGCTGATCGGCGTGGCTGCTGTTGGTTTTGTACCGAAAAAAGCGATCAGTGTGGCCGATGGGGTTAAGGGGACTTTTGCTTACTTAATCGGTGATAGCTTTGCCAAACTTGGCTTGGGCATGATTGCTGATGGCGTTCCCATCTTTGGTTTAACCGGCTGGAAAGGTACCTTTGTTGCACTGGATGCTTCGGCATTTATCTGTATCGGCTTGCTTGCTTTTGTTGTCATTGCGGAAGAGAAAAAAATCCGAAAAGCAAAAAAAAGCAGTCGATAA
- a CDS encoding riboflavin synthase subunit alpha (fragment), translating to MRLTIFINYIKYFFLKGFIGLDGCSLTINGIDEENKTVALNLIPETLRMTNFNKIKAGDLLNNEIDQMTRTTVDTLSRTLLKK from the coding sequence ATGCGGTTAACGATATTTATCAACTATATTAAGTATTTCTTCCTGAAAGGTTTTATTGGTCTTGATGGTTGTAGTTTAACTATTAATGGCATTGATGAAGAGAATAAAACCGTAGCCTTGAACCTGATTCCAGAAACATTAAGAATGACCAATTTCAACAAGATCAAAGCGGGTGATCTCCTCAATAATGAAATCGACCAAATGACAAGAACCACTGTAGATACACTATCCAGAACGTTATTGAAGAAATAA
- the purE gene encoding 5-(carboxyamino)imidazole ribonucleotide mutase: MTARPDPATAISATSMQHHAKIAIVMGSKSDWATMQHAADILTSLDIPFHVEIVSAHRTPDKLFHFAEKAKENGYDVIIAGAGGAAHLPGMLAAKTLVPVFGVPVQSAALSGVDSLYSIVQMPKGIPVGTLAIGKAGAANAALLAAQVLALHDGMLFQRLSDWRSAQTQDVLNNPDPREDA; encoded by the coding sequence ATGACGGCCCGCCCTGATCCCGCAACCGCTATTTCTGCAACTTCAATGCAACACCACGCCAAAATCGCCATTGTCATGGGTTCAAAAAGTGACTGGGCGACAATGCAACATGCCGCTGATATTTTGACGTCACTCGATATTCCCTTTCACGTTGAGATCGTTTCGGCACACCGAACTCCGGATAAACTTTTTCATTTTGCCGAGAAAGCCAAAGAAAACGGTTATGACGTGATTATCGCAGGTGCAGGCGGGGCAGCGCATCTGCCAGGTATGCTGGCAGCCAAAACATTGGTTCCGGTCTTTGGTGTCCCTGTGCAAAGTGCTGCACTCAGCGGAGTCGATAGTCTCTACTCCATCGTACAGATGCCAAAAGGCATCCCCGTTGGTACGCTGGCTATCGGAAAAGCCGGGGCAGCAAATGCGGCGTTACTGGCAGCGCAAGTGCTGGCATTACATGATGGTATGCTGTTTCAGCGTTTGTCAGACTGGCGTTCAGCACAAACACAAGATGTTTTGAATAATCCTGATCCACGGGAGGACGCATGA